In a genomic window of Enterobacter asburiae:
- a CDS encoding UbiD family decarboxylase, which yields MAFDDLRSFLQALDEQGQLLKIEEEVNAEPDLAAAANATGRIGDGAPALWFDNIRGFTDARVVMNTIGSWQNHAISMGLPANTPVKKQIDEFIRRWDKFPVTPERRANPAWAQNTVDGEDINLFDILPLFRLNDGDGGFYLDKACVVSRDPLDPDHFGKQNVGIYRMEVKGKRKLGLQPVPMHDIALHLHKAEERGQDLPIAITLGNDPIITLMGATPLKYDQSEYEMAGALRESPYPIATAPLTGFDVPWGSEVILEGVIEGRKREIEGPFGEFTGHYSGGRNMTVVRIDKVSYRTKPIFESLYLGMPWTEIDYLMGPATCVPLYQQLKAEFPEVQAVNAMYTHGLLAIISTKKRYGGFARAVGLRAMTTPHGLGYVKMVIMVDEDVDPFNLPQVMWALSSKVNPAGDLVQLPNMSVLELDPGSSPAGITDKLIIDATTPVAPDTRGHYSQPVQDLPETKAWAEKLTAMLAARQ from the coding sequence ATGGCATTTGATGATTTGAGAAGCTTCCTGCAGGCGCTCGATGAGCAAGGGCAACTGCTGAAAATTGAGGAAGAGGTGAATGCGGAGCCGGATCTGGCGGCGGCAGCCAACGCCACAGGCCGTATTGGGGACGGCGCGCCCGCGCTGTGGTTCGACAATATTCGTGGCTTTACCGATGCCCGCGTGGTGATGAACACCATCGGCTCGTGGCAAAACCACGCCATTTCGATGGGGCTGCCAGCGAATACCCCGGTAAAAAAACAGATCGACGAGTTTATTCGCCGCTGGGACAAATTCCCCGTTACGCCGGAGCGCCGCGCTAACCCGGCCTGGGCGCAAAATACCGTCGACGGTGAAGACATTAACCTGTTCGATATCCTGCCGCTGTTTCGCCTGAACGACGGTGACGGCGGTTTTTATCTCGATAAAGCGTGCGTTGTCTCGCGCGATCCGCTCGACCCGGACCATTTCGGCAAGCAGAACGTCGGGATCTACCGCATGGAGGTCAAGGGCAAGCGCAAGCTCGGCCTGCAGCCGGTACCGATGCACGATATCGCCCTCCATCTGCACAAAGCGGAAGAGCGCGGGCAAGATCTGCCGATCGCGATTACTCTCGGCAACGACCCGATCATCACCCTGATGGGCGCCACGCCGCTGAAATACGATCAGTCTGAGTATGAAATGGCCGGCGCGCTGCGCGAAAGCCCGTACCCGATTGCCACCGCGCCGCTGACCGGCTTCGACGTGCCGTGGGGGTCTGAAGTGATCCTGGAAGGGGTGATTGAAGGCCGCAAACGTGAAATCGAAGGGCCGTTCGGCGAGTTTACCGGACACTATTCCGGTGGCCGTAATATGACGGTGGTCCGTATCGACAAAGTTTCTTACCGCACCAAACCGATCTTCGAATCCCTTTACCTTGGCATGCCGTGGACCGAGATTGACTATCTGATGGGACCAGCCACCTGCGTGCCGCTTTACCAGCAGCTGAAGGCGGAATTCCCGGAAGTGCAGGCGGTGAACGCGATGTACACCCACGGTCTGCTGGCAATTATCTCCACCAAAAAACGCTACGGTGGTTTTGCCCGCGCGGTCGGTTTACGCGCCATGACCACGCCGCACGGTCTGGGCTACGTGAAGATGGTGATTATGGTGGATGAGGATGTCGATCCGTTCAACCTCCCGCAGGTGATGTGGGCGCTCTCATCGAAGGTCAATCCGGCAGGGGATCTGGTGCAGCTGCCGAACATGTCGGTGCTTGAACTCGACCCAGGCTCCAGCCCGGCGGGCATTACCGACAAACTGATTATTGATGCCACCACGCCTGTTGCACCGGACACCCGTGGCCACTACAGCCAGCCGGTACAGGATCTGCCTGAAACTAAAGCCTGGGCTGAAAAACTGACCGCGATGCTGGCAGCACGCCAATAA
- a CDS encoding UbiX family flavin prenyltransferase, which yields MRLIVGMTGATGAPLGVALLQALREMPEVETHLVMSKWAKTTIELETPYSVQDVAALADVVHSPADQAATISSGSFRTDGMIVIPCSMKTLAGIRAGYAEGLVGRAADVVLKEGRKLVLVPRETPLSTIHLENMLALSRMGVAMVPPMPAYYNHPQTADDITQHIVTRVLDQFGLEHKKARRWNGLREAKHFSQENKDGI from the coding sequence ATGAGATTGATCGTGGGAATGACAGGAGCAACGGGGGCTCCGCTGGGCGTGGCGCTGCTGCAGGCGCTGAGGGAAATGCCGGAGGTGGAGACCCATCTGGTCATGTCGAAGTGGGCAAAAACAACCATTGAGCTGGAAACGCCTTACAGCGTGCAGGACGTTGCTGCGTTGGCTGACGTTGTTCACAGCCCGGCTGACCAGGCCGCCACCATCTCCTCCGGCTCGTTTCGCACCGACGGCATGATCGTCATTCCCTGCAGCATGAAAACGCTGGCGGGGATCCGCGCGGGCTACGCCGAAGGGCTGGTGGGCCGTGCGGCAGATGTGGTGCTGAAAGAGGGGCGTAAGCTGGTGCTCGTTCCCCGCGAAACGCCGCTCAGCACCATTCATCTGGAGAACATGCTGGCGCTTTCCCGCATGGGCGTGGCGATGGTGCCGCCCATGCCTGCGTATTACAACCACCCGCAAACCGCCGATGACATCACCCAGCATATCGTAACCCGTGTGCTCGACCAGTTTGGTCTGGAGCACAAAAAGGCGCGCCGATGGAACGGGTTGCGGGAGGCGAAACATTTTTCACAGGAGAACAAAGATGGCATTTGA
- a CDS encoding MarR family transcriptional regulator yields MELRQEAFHLLRQLFQQHTAKWQHALPELTKPQYAVMRSIAEHPGIEQVALTEVAVSTKATLAEMLSRMEARGLVKREHDPADKRRRFVFLTPEGEALLADCQPVGNEVDEAFLGRLNKAEREQFSALIKKMMHD; encoded by the coding sequence ATGGAACTAAGACAAGAGGCGTTCCACCTGTTACGTCAGCTTTTTCAACAGCATACCGCTAAGTGGCAACATGCCCTGCCGGAACTGACCAAGCCGCAGTATGCGGTTATGCGCTCCATTGCCGAGCACCCGGGCATTGAGCAGGTGGCATTGACTGAAGTGGCGGTCAGCACGAAGGCGACTCTGGCGGAGATGCTCAGCCGAATGGAGGCGCGCGGGCTGGTCAAACGCGAGCACGATCCCGCAGATAAGCGCCGCCGGTTTGTCTTCCTGACGCCGGAAGGCGAAGCCCTGCTTGCAGACTGCCAGCCGGTCGGCAACGAGGTGGATGAGGCGTTTTTAGGGCGTCTTAATAAGGCCGAACGGGAGCAGTTCTCTGCGCTCATCAAAAAGATGATGCACGATTAA
- a CDS encoding LysR family transcriptional regulator, whose protein sequence is MINLQRTQMFVAVADTGSFTAAADALGLTKAVVSFNIRQLEAELGVTLLLRSTRRLTLTEAGALFHQRSVALLKDAERLQDDVRANHAGLTGELRITTTPEYGSRVVVPLLARFSQMHPELRVRHVSSSLHADLISERFDVAIRLGTLTDSRYHAALISHFSILPVATPEWRVNHPVESLEQLAHADWIIHERLASPLRWQVKDASGAPEMLEIKKAPRLFADSAQALMAFALAGSGVALLPEWLVRDALDAGKLIPVLPGYTFARQGIYAVYPDARHVPAKVRTFIDFMRTSVN, encoded by the coding sequence ATGATTAACCTACAGCGGACGCAGATGTTTGTTGCGGTGGCCGATACCGGCAGCTTTACTGCCGCAGCCGATGCGCTGGGCCTGACAAAAGCCGTGGTCAGCTTCAATATTCGCCAGCTCGAAGCCGAGCTGGGGGTTACGCTGCTGCTGCGCTCCACCCGCCGCCTGACGTTAACCGAGGCGGGAGCGCTTTTTCATCAGCGCAGCGTGGCGCTTCTGAAGGACGCAGAACGGCTGCAGGATGATGTTCGCGCGAATCATGCGGGACTCACGGGTGAATTGCGGATCACCACCACGCCTGAGTACGGTTCACGGGTCGTGGTACCGTTGCTGGCCAGGTTTAGCCAGATGCACCCGGAGCTTCGCGTGCGTCATGTTTCGTCTTCACTCCATGCCGACCTTATCTCAGAGCGCTTTGACGTGGCTATCCGGTTGGGAACGCTTACCGATTCACGCTACCACGCCGCATTGATTTCACATTTTTCTATCCTGCCCGTCGCGACGCCCGAGTGGCGGGTTAATCATCCGGTTGAATCGCTTGAGCAGCTGGCGCACGCCGACTGGATTATTCACGAGCGCTTAGCTTCGCCGCTGCGCTGGCAGGTGAAAGATGCCAGCGGTGCGCCTGAAATGCTGGAGATAAAAAAAGCGCCGCGCCTGTTTGCCGACAGTGCTCAGGCGCTTATGGCCTTTGCGCTCGCGGGAAGTGGCGTGGCGTTACTGCCTGAATGGCTGGTGCGCGATGCGCTTGATGCGGGAAAACTGATCCCGGTTTTACCGGGCTATACCTTTGCGCGGCAGGGCATCTACGCGGTTTATCCCGATGCCCGGCATGTGCCCGCGAAAGTGCGCACCTTTATCGATTTTATGCGCACCAGCGTCAATTAA
- a CDS encoding multidrug efflux MFS transporter yields MTYRSKVAAVYLLGFFLDLINMFIASVAFPAMAHALNATPSALAWVSNGYIAGLTLAIPFSSMLTRRVGPKRVILLSLFLFSAASAAAGLSATLESLIAWRVLQGVGGGLLIPVGQALTWQQFQPHERARLSSAVMLVALLAPACSPALGGVLVEAVSWRWIFFATLPVAIVTFVLACLWLKHEIPAMKAARLLNLRLLADPLLRFSMLVYLCVPGMFIGVNVTGMFYLQHEANMSPAAAGMLMLPWSVASFIAITATGRYFNRIGPQPLIVIGCLLQATGILILIHVSSATLLPAAAFTLMGAGGSLCSSTAQSSAFLTMRREEMPDASALWNLNRQLSFFAGALLLAEALSLAQSYLAPLAAWHGMFIFAAGMTLLPVLYVFRLNNTQLLTQLRQENL; encoded by the coding sequence ATGACGTATCGCAGTAAAGTCGCCGCTGTCTATCTGCTGGGCTTTTTTCTTGATTTGATCAACATGTTTATTGCCAGCGTCGCCTTTCCGGCGATGGCACATGCCCTTAACGCCACGCCTTCAGCGCTTGCCTGGGTGAGTAACGGGTACATTGCCGGCCTGACGCTGGCGATCCCGTTCAGCAGCATGCTCACGCGCCGCGTCGGACCAAAGCGCGTCATCCTGCTCTCGCTTTTTCTGTTCAGCGCGGCTTCTGCTGCGGCAGGCTTGTCTGCAACGCTGGAAAGTCTGATTGCCTGGCGCGTGCTACAGGGCGTGGGCGGAGGCTTACTCATCCCCGTCGGACAGGCGCTGACCTGGCAACAGTTTCAGCCTCACGAGCGTGCCAGACTCTCCTCGGCGGTGATGCTGGTGGCGCTGCTTGCTCCCGCCTGTTCCCCTGCGCTCGGAGGCGTGCTGGTAGAGGCAGTGAGCTGGCGCTGGATATTTTTCGCCACGCTCCCGGTGGCCATCGTGACCTTTGTGCTGGCCTGCCTGTGGCTTAAACACGAAATACCCGCGATGAAAGCGGCCAGACTGCTCAACCTGCGGTTGCTCGCGGACCCGCTTTTGCGTTTTTCTATGCTTGTCTATTTATGCGTGCCCGGCATGTTTATTGGGGTGAACGTTACGGGCATGTTTTATCTTCAGCACGAGGCGAACATGAGCCCAGCCGCAGCGGGAATGCTCATGCTGCCCTGGTCCGTGGCATCGTTTATCGCCATCACGGCGACGGGACGCTATTTTAACCGTATCGGCCCCCAGCCGCTGATTGTCATCGGCTGCCTGCTGCAGGCGACGGGTATCCTGATTTTGATTCACGTCAGCTCGGCTACGCTGCTTCCTGCCGCTGCGTTTACCCTGATGGGCGCGGGGGGAAGCCTGTGCAGCAGTACAGCTCAGAGCAGCGCTTTTCTGACGATGCGCCGGGAAGAGATGCCGGATGCCAGCGCGCTGTGGAATCTCAATCGTCAGCTGAGCTTTTTTGCCGGCGCCCTGCTGCTGGCAGAGGCCCTGAGTCTGGCGCAGAGTTATCTGGCACCGCTCGCCGCCTGGCACGGGATGTTTATTTTTGCCGCAGGCATGACCTTGCTGCCTGTACTGTACGTTTTTCGTCTTAACAATACGCAGCTGCTGACCCAG